The following coding sequences lie in one Pseudomonadota bacterium genomic window:
- a CDS encoding TusE/DsrC/DsvC family sulfur relay protein encodes MNDRRHEKKTVRLDDEGYLTDQNDWDEDVALFLAGREGRAELTAEQMEIIRFMRTYYKKYNAFPMLQYVCKNINQPRECVTEQFINPGIAWKIAGLPKLDGIHFISPDGKNFRMEECC; translated from the coding sequence ATGAACGACAGAAGACATGAGAAGAAAACAGTCCGCCTCGACGACGAGGGATATCTCACCGACCAGAATGACTGGGACGAGGATGTCGCTCTGTTCCTTGCCGGTCGTGAAGGCAGGGCTGAACTGACCGCAGAACAGATGGAGATCATCAGATTCATGCGGACCTATTACAAAAAGTACAACGCTTTCCCGATGCTGCAATATGTCTGTAAAAACATCAACCAGCCGCGTGAATGCGTAACCGAACAGTTCATCAACCCCGGAATCGCCTGGAAGATCGCCGGGCTGCCGAAACTGGACGGCATTCATTTCATCAGCCCGGACGGCAAGAACTTCCGGATGGAAGAGTGCTGCTGA